CAGGCACCGGTCAGGGTGGCGACGTCGACCAGCGCGGCCGGCTCGAAGCGCTGCGCGTAGGTCAGCGCGTCACACAGGATCAGGCGGCCCTCGGCGTCGGTGTTGCCGACTTCGATGGTCTTGCCCGACATCGAGGTGATCACGTCGGACGGACGGTAGGCATTGCCATCGATGGCGTTCTCCACCGCCGGCACCACCACCACCAGGTTCAGCGGCAGCTTGGCCTTGACCGCGGCGACGAAGGTGCCGATGACGTTGGCGCCACCGCACATGTCGTACTTCATCTCTTCGATGCCGCCCTGGGTCTTCAGGTTGACGCCACCGGTATCGAAGGTGATGCCCTTGCCGACCAGCACGTACGGCTTGGCGTCGCCAGCACCGGTCCACTTCAGCACGACCAGGCGTGGGCGGTTGGCCGAACCGCGGGCCACGGCCAGCAGCGAGCCCATGCCCAGCGCTTCCATCTGGGTCTCGTCGAGGATCTCGGCCTCGGCGCCGTCGTGTTCGCCGGCGAACTTCACGCCCACTTCGGCCAGGTAGGCCGGGGTGCAGTAGTTCGGCGGCAGGTTGCCCAGCTCGCGGGCGAACTCGACGCCGGCGGCGATGGCCTGGCCCTGGGCCAGGGCCTGGGCGTCGTCACCGGCAACGGCCAGCTGGGTCAGGCCGGCATCGTCGGCCTTCTTCTTGCCCAGGGTGGCGGTATAGCGGTAGGCGGCGTGATCGGCGGCGATCACCGCCTGGCGGATCGCCCAGGCCGCGTCGCGGTCCTTCACCGCCACTTCGGACAGGGTGAACAGCGCGCTGCGGGCGGCGCCGGCCTTCAGCGCGCGCACGGCGTCGCCAACGGCCTTCAGGTACTGCGGCACGCCGAAGCGGGCGGCTTCGCCGAGGCCAACCACCAGCACGCGCGGGGCGGTCACGCCCGGCAGGTCGTGCAGCAGGGTGGTGGCGCCGGTCTTGCCGGACAGGTCGCCACGCTGGGCCAAAGCGGCCAGACGGCCACCACTGGCGGTATCCAGGGCCTGCGCGGCCGGGGTCAGGGTATGGTCGGCATACGCGCCTACCACCAGGCAATCAACGGTGGCGGCGGCCGGAGCAACGTGGTTCAGGGTGAATTCGAGGGCCATTGAGCAGATTCCATTGGCGAGTCCGTACAATCGCAGGCCGTTTACGCCCAGACAGTAGACTGGGCGGCACCGCGAACGAACCCCAGAGTTTAAACCACCGCCCCATGCTGAAGCTCGACCGATACCTGCTGGGCGATTTCGTCCAGAGTTTCCTGGCTACCCTGATCGTCCTGCTGGTGGTCAGCGTGGGCGGCGTTCTGGTGGACATCCTCGGCAACATCGCCGACGGGCGCCTGCCAGCCAAGCTGCTGTTCTCCCAGCTGGGCCTGCAGTTCATCGCCTACCTGCCACTGATCCTGCCACTGGCGCTGATGCTGGGCCTGCTGCTGGCCATCGCCCGCCTGTACCGCGATTCGGAGATGGCGGTGATCACCGCCATCGGTGTGGGCCCCAAGCGCCTGCTGCGGCCGCTGCTGATGCTGGTGGTGCCGGTGGTGCTGCTGGTCGGCACCTGCTCGCTGTGGCTGGGCCCGTGGGCCGGCCGGGTGGCCGAGCAGATGATCATCGAGGCCAACCGCAGCGTGCTGATGGCCGGCCTGGAGCCGGGCCGATTCACGCCGCTGCCCAATGGCGGCGTGGTGTACCTGTCCACGATCTCGCCCGACGGCACCCAGCTGGGCAAGGTGTTCATGCAGCGGCAGAAGGACGACCGCCTGGAAGTGGTGTCGGCCAACAGCGGCCGCATGTTCTTCGAGGGCACCCGCCAGCGCTTCCTGGAGCTGGATGACGGCCACCAGGTGGAAGGCCCGGTGGCCGGCGCGCTGGATTACCGTCTGGCCACCTTTGCCCGCAACGACGTGGCGCTGCCTGACGGCGCACAGACCCGCACCGAGGACGACCCGGAACTGATGCCGACCCTGAAGCTGATCGGCGATGAGCGCCCGCAGGCGCAGGCGCAGCTGCACCGCCGGCTGGCACCGCCGCTGATCGCGCTGGCGTTCGCCCTGCTGACCGTGCCGCTGGGCCGCAGCTCGCCGCGCCAGCAGCGCTACGGCCGCATGATGCTGGCCCTGATGGCCTACATGGTGGGTACCAACCTGATGTTCATCGGCAGCGGCTGGATTGCCACGGGCAAGATCCCCGCCGCTCTCGGCCTGTGGTGGCTGACCGTGCCGCTGCTGGCGCTGGCGATCTGGATGTATGCACGTGATGGCCGCCTGGGCCGCCAGAAGGGAGCCCGCGCATGAGGCTGCGCCCGATGCGTTTCGACCTGTACCTGGGCCAGTCGGTGTTCACCACGGTGCTGCTGACCTGGGCGGTGCTGGTCGGCCTGGACGTGGTGATGGCCTTCTCCGGCGAGTTCAAGGACATCGGCAAGAACGGCTACACCCTGGGCCATGCCGCGGCGTGGGTGCTGTACACGGTGCCGCGCCGCGCCTACACGATGTTCCCGACAGCCGCGGTGATCGGCGCACTGATGGGCCTGGGCCAGCTGGCCGCGACCTCGGAGCTGACCGCACTGCGTGCGCTGGGCCTGTCGCGCAAGCGCCTGAGCGTGTCGGTGGCGATCGCGCTGTCGCTGCTGACCGCGGTGATGGTGCTCAGCGCCGAGACACTGGGCCCGTGGGGCCAGGACCGCGCCGATGCGCTGAAGTCCAGTGCCAAGTGGGGGCGGGATATCGCGACCACCCGTTACTCGGGGCTGTGGGCGCGCGAAGGCGACACCTTCCTCAACGCCCAGAGCGGCGAGGAGCAGCTGGTGGGCGACAAGGGCACGCGGCTGATCCTGCGTGATGTGCGCCTGTACCGGGTCGCCGAAGACGGCAAGATCGCCTCGTTGACCCATGCCGCCACCGCCGAGCACGACAAGGACGGCTGGGTGTTGACCGGCGTGCGTCGCGACACCTTCGGCGAGCGCTCGGCGGCCCGCCAGGAAGTGGCGCGCGAGCCGTGGAACTCGAAGCTGGATGCGGCGGCACTGGCCACCGGCATCGCCAAGCCACGCAACCTCAGCGTGTCCGAGCTCAGCAACAGCATTGCCTACCGCCAGCGTAACGGGCTGGATGCGCGCGACTTCGAGGATGTGTACTGGAGCCGCTGGTTCTACCCGGTGAATGTGCTGGCACTGTGCCTGGCGGCGGTGCCGTTCGCGTTCGGGTCGCTGCGCAGCGGCGGCATGGGCAAGCGCCTGTTCCTGGGCATCCTGTTCGCACTGGGCTTCTGGCTGCTGCAGCTGTTCTTCGGCCGCATGGCCGGTGCGCTGAAGTTCGATTACCGCATTGCCTATGCGTTGCCCCCGATCGTGATGCTGGCGGTGTCCGGACTGCTGTTCCGGCGCAAGTCGGGCTGACCCCCATGGAGCCGGGCATGGCCCGGCTGTTTCCGTTTCATTTCAAGGACGAACATGAGCTTTCAACGCCTTCTGCCGTGTATTGCGGCCGTGCTGCTCTCTGCCGGCTGCAGCCGGTCCACGGTCGACTTCGAGATCGACAACCCGACCGATGCGCCGCTGACCCTGTCGATCGATCAGCAGGTGCACACCCTGCCGCCGCACACCTCCATGCCTCTGGCCCTGGAGCCGGGCCAGTACCGGCTGC
The sequence above is a segment of the Stenotrophomonas maltophilia genome. Coding sequences within it:
- the lptG gene encoding LPS export ABC transporter permease LptG; the encoded protein is MRLRPMRFDLYLGQSVFTTVLLTWAVLVGLDVVMAFSGEFKDIGKNGYTLGHAAAWVLYTVPRRAYTMFPTAAVIGALMGLGQLAATSELTALRALGLSRKRLSVSVAIALSLLTAVMVLSAETLGPWGQDRADALKSSAKWGRDIATTRYSGLWAREGDTFLNAQSGEEQLVGDKGTRLILRDVRLYRVAEDGKIASLTHAATAEHDKDGWVLTGVRRDTFGERSAARQEVAREPWNSKLDAAALATGIAKPRNLSVSELSNSIAYRQRNGLDARDFEDVYWSRWFYPVNVLALCLAAVPFAFGSLRSGGMGKRLFLGILFALGFWLLQLFFGRMAGALKFDYRIAYALPPIVMLAVSGLLFRRKSG
- the lptF gene encoding LPS export ABC transporter permease LptF, with the protein product MLKLDRYLLGDFVQSFLATLIVLLVVSVGGVLVDILGNIADGRLPAKLLFSQLGLQFIAYLPLILPLALMLGLLLAIARLYRDSEMAVITAIGVGPKRLLRPLLMLVVPVVLLVGTCSLWLGPWAGRVAEQMIIEANRSVLMAGLEPGRFTPLPNGGVVYLSTISPDGTQLGKVFMQRQKDDRLEVVSANSGRMFFEGTRQRFLELDDGHQVEGPVAGALDYRLATFARNDVALPDGAQTRTEDDPELMPTLKLIGDERPQAQAQLHRRLAPPLIALAFALLTVPLGRSSPRQQRYGRMMLALMAYMVGTNLMFIGSGWIATGKIPAALGLWWLTVPLLALAIWMYARDGRLGRQKGARA
- a CDS encoding leucyl aminopeptidase; this translates as MALEFTLNHVAPAAATVDCLVVGAYADHTLTPAAQALDTASGGRLAALAQRGDLSGKTGATTLLHDLPGVTAPRVLVVGLGEAARFGVPQYLKAVGDAVRALKAGAARSALFTLSEVAVKDRDAAWAIRQAVIAADHAAYRYTATLGKKKADDAGLTQLAVAGDDAQALAQGQAIAAGVEFARELGNLPPNYCTPAYLAEVGVKFAGEHDGAEAEILDETQMEALGMGSLLAVARGSANRPRLVVLKWTGAGDAKPYVLVGKGITFDTGGVNLKTQGGIEEMKYDMCGGANVIGTFVAAVKAKLPLNLVVVVPAVENAIDGNAYRPSDVITSMSGKTIEVGNTDAEGRLILCDALTYAQRFEPAALVDVATLTGACMVALGHQTAGLMTKHDDLANELLAAGEHVFDRAWRLPLWDEYQPMLDSTFADVYNIGGRWAGAITAGCFLSRFTEGQRWAHLDIAGVASDEGKRGMATGRPVGLLSQWLLDQVARA